Proteins encoded together in one Impatiens glandulifera chromosome 1, dImpGla2.1, whole genome shotgun sequence window:
- the LOC124918671 gene encoding protein HEADING DATE REPRESSOR 1-like has product MENPKAKIGNGVLTGFSPISSTPVFWKSRRRSAGSRQNMEIVKKVDEEKKEEDSTMAVELSEKRKALFEPLEPNINGKRLLSSNNNYENLLIPPPDFETTSYPRGWLIGKKRKLVNVDVVESMRRIAVQEMNRKDREIDGLNEQLEEDAKCVEHLQVQLLEERNKRSHVERENVRLQSQIDMLISLVQENDDEEP; this is encoded by the exons ATGGAAAATCCCAAGGCAAAGATTGGAAATGGGGTTTTAACTGGTTTCTCCCCAATTTCATCTACTCCTGTCTTTTGGAAATCCCGTAGAAGATCAGCAG GTAGTAGACAGAACATGGAAATAGTTAAGAAGGTagatgaagaaaagaaagaagaagattcaACAATGGCGGTGGAACTTTCTGAGAAGAGGAAAGCTCTGTTTGAACCGTTAGAACCCAACATCAACGGTAAACGATTATTAtcatctaataataattatgaaaatctGCTAATTCCTCCACCGGATTTCGAGACCACATCGTATCCACGTGGGTGGTTGATAGGTAAAAAACGCAAGCTTGTGAATGTTGATGTTGTAGAAAGCATGAGGAGAATCGCTGTTCAAGAAATGAACAGAAAG gatagagaaattgatggaTTAAATGAGCAATTGGAAGAGGATGCAAAATGTGTTGAACACCTTCAAGTTCAGCTGTTGGAGGAGAGAAATAAGAGGTCTCATGTAGAAAGAGAGAACGTGAGATTGCAGAGTCAGATCGACATGTTAATCAGTTTGGTGCAGGAAAATGACGACGAAGAACCCTAG